The Pleurodeles waltl isolate 20211129_DDA chromosome 6, aPleWal1.hap1.20221129, whole genome shotgun sequence genome has a segment encoding these proteins:
- the LOC138299937 gene encoding uncharacterized protein yields MAEQNMSSPPCFLPVPGEPSISWKQWRNIFSTYLLAIAGDRYTPVRKQAILLHHLGAEGRRIYDDLPEIPLGTGDVHPTNVYEMSLLMLEKHLTPKLNTVFERHKFFSRVQGQDEDIMSFVATLRRLAVTCDFRDLSDSLIRDQIVRCTNNKKVKEKQLSMDPTLEENIQVARSMEHTATWMKEIEKSNTQIRDVDEKSTIGVKEVKN; encoded by the coding sequence aTGGCTGAACAAAATATGTCTTCACCACCGTGTTTCCTACCAGTACCTGGTGAACCGTCAATATCGTGGAAACAATGGAGAAATATATTTTCCACGTATTTGTTGGCCATTGCGGGAGATAGATATACCCCTGTAAGAAAACAGGCGATATTGCTTCACCATCTTGGAGCGGAagggagaagaatttatgatgacctacctgaaatacctttaggtactggtgatgttcatcctactaatGTATATGAAATGTCATTGCTGATGTTAGAAAAACATTTGACTCCCAAACTAAACACTGTATTTGAGCGTCATAAATTCTTCTCCCGTGTTCAAGGCCAGGATGAAGATATTATGTCATTTGTAGCAACTTTGAGACGATTGGCAGTCACATGTGACTTTCGTGATTTATCTGATTCCTTGATTCGTGACCAGATAGTGCGTTGCACAAATaataagaaagtgaaagagaagcaATTATCAATGGATCCTACACTGGAGGAAAACATACAAGTAGCCAGGAGTATGGAACACACGGCTACCTGGATGAAGGAGATAGAAAAGTCCAACACACAGATAAGAGATGTTGATGAAAAATCGACAATAGGAGTGAAAgaagtaaaaaattga